In Polaribacter pacificus, the genomic window AGATTTAGGAATGGATTGTAAGTATACGATTGCCGTTAGAAAAAAAGACGCAGCTAAAATTTTTAAACTATTTGAATCTCTTTATAAGGTTCAAATTAAACAATTAGTCTCCTAAAATTTTAAGTAAATAGTCAGGGCAACGCATTGGTTTTTTTGTGTCCATTGCTACAAATGCCAAAACAGTGTTTCCTGTGCACAATAAATCACCAAACTGATTGTGGATTTCGTAGTCAAATTCAATTTTAACAGTTGGGGTTTTTTTTAGAGTAGTTTTTATTGTAATTTCATCATCAAAATGGGCTGATTTTTTAAAATTGCATTGTAAAGAAATCACCGGGAGCATCGTGTTGTTCTCTTCCATTTTTTTGTAGGAAATGTCAAGGGCGCGAAGCCATTCGATCCTTCCGATTTCAAAAAATTGAGCATAGTTACCATGGTAAACCACACCCATTTGGTCGGTTTCTCCATAACGTATTCTTACTGAGGTACTTTTAGTAATCAATGGTTGATATTTTAGTTCTTGGGATTCTACGAAAAAAAA contains:
- a CDS encoding acyl-CoA thioesterase, translating into MITKSTSVRIRYGETDQMGVVYHGNYAQFFEIGRIEWLRALDISYKKMEENNTMLPVISLQCNFKKSAHFDDEITIKTTLKKTPTVKIEFDYEIHNQFGDLLCTGNTVLAFVAMDTKKPMRCPDYLLKILGD